The Stieleria maiorica genome includes the window CGCACGTCCGCACGGACAAATTCGCCAGAGCCAACTGATCACCTCGTTCGGTCCCGGAGCGATGTTGGATCTTCCCGATCACTCGGCGTTGGTTGGTGGATTGGATTCCTGGAGCACGGGCGGCGACGAGATTATCGAGCCGCGACTCGCGGACAAACTCAAGGACCTGTTCGAGCCACCGCTTCAGAATTTGAAGCTGTTTAGTCCACCGCCGGACAATGATGACCATGGGGCACCGCAAACCGGTATTACAGCGTGGCAATTTCCCGAGTGGTTCATCACTCAAGATGTTGACCGTGAAGCCAGCCACGGCGTCGTGCGAGCCAGAATGTTGGTCCATCGCCGAATGCTGACCAGGGGAAAGTTTATTGATGACGATCGCAAAAAGCGAAGTGTGGTTCCGGTTCGATTCGTCCGGGCCTGCCGTAGCGGCCACATTGGCGACATCGACTGGTACAACTTCGTTCACGGCGGCGAGACAGACTGTCGGCGGCAGCTATGGATAGAGGAGCGTGGTACCAGTGGGGACTTGGCCGAAGTCTGGGTGCGCTGCGAATGCGGGAAAGGTGAACGAAACATGGCGATCGCGGCGGAGTCTCCAGCTTCGCTGCTCCGGTGCGACGGAAAACGACCTTGGCTCGGACCCTATGCGAACGAAAGATGCGGCGAGTCCAACCGCCTGCTGATCCGCACGGCGAGCAATGCGTATTTCCCTCAAGTGATGAGCGTGATCTCGCTTCCCGATCGGAACGCGGATCTACGGGAGGCCGTTGAGTCGGTTTGGGATTTCATCGGGCAAGCTGAAGACGAGGGTGAAATCAAGTATGAACGCAAGAAGGAGAAGGTCAGTAAAGTCCTTGAGGGCTACACTAACTACGAGGTCTTCAATGAGGTGAAGGTTAGGAAGGGCCAGTCGGCCGAAACGAAAAAGTCGGTAAAACAAGCCGAGATGGAGACGCTGGTCGCTAGCAAGGACGAACTTGGAGACGACAAACCCGACGGCAACTTCTTCGCGCGGAACCTACCACGAGAGCACTGGGACGCACCGTGGATGAAGGACGTCGATCGCGTCGTGCTCGTCCATCGGCTTCGTGAAGTGATGGCTCAGGTCGGCTTTACGCGTTTTGAAGCAGTCTCGCCCGACATCGATGGCGAACTCGAAATGGGAGTCCGACGGGCATCGCTCGCCCGAGAAATCTCATGGCTTCCCGCGATCGAAAATCGCGGTGAAGGCGTCTTCATTCAATTCAATTCGGAAGCCGTCCAGAATTGGGTGGCTCGCGACGAGGTGCGGGCAAGGGGAGAACGGTTGCTGGCAGGCTACGAAGCCTGGAAGGGCGAACACACCGGTGCAACGAAAAAGTTTGTCGAGGAGGGGGGCTTGCTGCCCTACGTTTTGTTCCATTCCTTCTCGCACATGCTCGTCACGGCGGTCTCCCTGGAATGTGGCTACCCGGCAAGCTCGATCCGCGAGCGAATCTACACGATCCCAGACGTAGGTTACGGAGTCTTGCTCTTCACCGGGACGTCCGATGCCGAGGGAACACTGGGGGGACTGATTCAAGTCGGTCGCAAGATCCACGAACACATCCGCAGTGCCCTGGAGATGGGCGAGCTGTGTTCCAACGACCCCGTCTGTGCGCAACACCAGCCCGCAAACCAGCACGAGCGTCGCTTCCTCCACGGTGCCGCCTGCCACGGATGCCTGTTAATCTCGGAAACGTCCTGCGAGCAACACAACGAGTTTCTGGACCGTTCGCTGGTCGTGCCGACCGTCGACAATCTTGGAATCGAGTTCTTCAAGTTGGCAAGGAAATGACGGAAGATCTGGTCAAGCTGAGCGACACGGACCTGCGTGGCCTTCTCAGCGGTTTGCGGTCCGGACGGATCACGGCCCCATACTCTGAGTTTCAGCTCTCTCGCGTTCTCAGTGCTGCGACCAGCAAGTCGGTGTCGCGCGCCCTGGCCCTCCTCTCCCAGCGAGGGATGGCGGCCGATCAGATCTCGCTCGCCATCGAATTGCTTCTGGCTGATCGCGGCCGGGCACGAGCCCACCGAGAAACGATTGACTTGGTGACGTCTGGCCCGGAAGCTCCCGGAATCAACAATCGTGACACATCAGTCGTCGTTCGAGAGCTGTTTACCCATGCACAAGATTCCGTGATGGTGGTCGGCTATGCCGTGTATCAAGGCGACAAAGTCTTTGAATCACTTGCAAAGCGGATGGAAGACCGGCCGAACCTGAAGGTTCAGTTTTTCCTGAACATCGCCCGGCCCGACGGCGACAAAACCAAGTCCGAGATTTTGGTGGCAAGGTTCAAAAATCGATTCGAGAGCACCCAATGGCCCGCAGGCTGCCGATTACCGGAGGTCTACTATGATCCACGATCGGTCGCCGACGACGTCCCAGTGCGGTCATCGTTGCACGCGAAATGCGTCGTCATCGACGACGAACGGGTCTTCGTATCCTCTGCCAACTTCACCGACGCTGGGCAACATAGAAACATCGAGGTCGGATTGAACATCCGCAGTCGCTGGCTCGCCGAGAGGCTGACTAGGCACTTCTTCCGACTACGTGACGCCGAATTGATGCGGCAGATGATCTGACCCCGCTCCCAAACCTGGACACTGAAAAAACAATCGATGTTGCTACCGACAACACGTGGGCGGCTCCTCCCGACTGCCGGAAGGTCTCCAATCCAGGACCTTTAAGAGTCGTCTTTTCCAAATCCGCAATGCTCGAATCACCGCCATGCCAAATCGCGAAGAAATAATGGAAACGACTTTTCTCGATTCGTTCGATCGTCAATTACGAACTGTGCGAAGCGAGTTGTCCAAACGCATCTACGACGCGCTCATCGCCAGCGGTGTCTTTCAAGTCAGGTACTACCGGCAACCAACAAGGGTATTCGCGGAATTCTGGAGCGATGCAAATGAAATTTGCCGAGCAGAAATACGACTTCCGCATGATGATGCGTCGCGAGACTCAGGGATGTGGATCTGTAAACGCCGTGGAAGTGAACTCCAAGACTGGCCGGAGGACCGGCAAGCCGACTTCGAGTCTCGCTTTGGCTTCCGCGCTACCGCGGGACACAGAATCAGCGACTGGTGTGTCGAAAACAGCGACCGTGTCGACGAGTTGGCAGGTTGGCTCGTGGCACAAGCAGCAAGCAGTCAATAGCAACAACTCCAACTTCATCATCTTTACGACAGCAATGCCAAAAATGAAAAAGACCTATCAAGTGCGATGGAAAGGGAAAACTTACGTTTGGAAAGACGGTACTGAAACTTGGTGGGACAGTCATGGGAAAGCAATCGAGTATGACGTAGCTTCCAAGCTGACCGAACGATTCATGGCAGAAGAAGCAACAAAGCACGTTGAGGGCACCTCCGACGATGACGATAGGCTAGACCTATTTGACGACTTCTCAAGGATGGGGGCGACGGAGCGTGAATTGATCGACGTCGGCGGCTGGTACTACGTCTTCCGTGAAGACCCGGACTTTGCGGCGGAGCAGATAGTCGACACGCTACCACCGGCCTCGCGAAGCTTTTTGAATTGTCCACTGCTTCGAGACGAGTACTTTAATGTCGCTGCAGAGTGCTACTTTTCCTATCCAGTTGCGATTGTAGGCCAGTCGCCCTTCGACCGTGTTGACTTCACTCACTTTTTGACGGACCATCGGATTAGCGTTTGCGAGCTTGGCAGGGGAACTAAAGTCATCATCCTCGGACGCGAAGGCTGGTCAGAGTTTGATATCAACACGATTATCAATTCAGCGAGCGGCCTCTTTTTGCGAATCTACTCGCAAGAAATGTTCTTATCCGTGCTTGCTGGTCAACCGGATCCGTTTGAGATCCGAAGCATGAGGCACCGGACGCTCTGCCTGAATGCCTTTCGAGTCGGGCATCCTGGCCTTGAGTACGTCTCCCAGGGATGGGCCGGATGGGTCCGAGCCGACCTTACCACGCGAGGCAAGCTGCCGAAGAGTGCGAAAGCCGATGAGATTGATCGAGTTGCATCGAGTCCAATTTACAAGATGGGCTATCGCGTGGGCAGGCAGGGGCTGACTCCTTCGGCTCGGCGGAAACTACTTTCGGATGCTTTCACCGGTGACCTTCCGTTTGTCCAATCGGCATCCTACATGAAAGAATGGGGAAGGTCCGGATCTGGGAAACGTCTCCGGAAACTCGCTCGTTTGCTTGCAGCAAACATCCACAACGCCAACAATCGCTCCGGCGCCGACAGTTACCAAGAAGCGATCGAGGACTGGCGTGATGATCTCGAGTGGTTGAAAACCAAATACTACTCAGGCGTGCATCACTTCGACTGGCCAAGAGCCAAAATTCACCGGTAACAGGTCGCAGTTCCGCGAGCGATTGAGGAAACAATTATTTGCGTGTGCTGTGGGTTGGCGAAGTTACACTCACTCAACCCAGAGGCTTCCATGGATCGCTTGCCCGGATAAAGCTCTCTCGTACGGTGGAAGACGTCATGATTGAGCTGGTATCCGGAAATCGAGACTACGAATCGCTTCGTTCAAAGGTGTGGGGGTATTCGATCAAGACTCGATTCCCGCGGCCGCCAGAAGCAACGGGACGAGCACAGCATCCGCCGAGAGCGTGACTGCCGCCGCCGCCGACCGCAATCGCCCAAGCCTCCGTCTCCTTGTATAGTCAACTACGCATTGCCAACTAGTTCTGGTATACGGTTGCGTTCAACCGGCGAAGCTCATTATTCGTTTCAAGTTGATGACGGATTAGTTTTTGTCAGGGTTGCAATGAATAATTGCTCGGAATGGCTGGAGATCTCGGCAGTGGGGGCTTTGCAAACCGATGCT containing:
- the drmB gene encoding DUF1998 domain-containing protein, giving the protein MSRRRHARPHGQIRQSQLITSFGPGAMLDLPDHSALVGGLDSWSTGGDEIIEPRLADKLKDLFEPPLQNLKLFSPPPDNDDHGAPQTGITAWQFPEWFITQDVDREASHGVVRARMLVHRRMLTRGKFIDDDRKKRSVVPVRFVRACRSGHIGDIDWYNFVHGGETDCRRQLWIEERGTSGDLAEVWVRCECGKGERNMAIAAESPASLLRCDGKRPWLGPYANERCGESNRLLIRTASNAYFPQVMSVISLPDRNADLREAVESVWDFIGQAEDEGEIKYERKKEKVSKVLEGYTNYEVFNEVKVRKGQSAETKKSVKQAEMETLVASKDELGDDKPDGNFFARNLPREHWDAPWMKDVDRVVLVHRLREVMAQVGFTRFEAVSPDIDGELEMGVRRASLAREISWLPAIENRGEGVFIQFNSEAVQNWVARDEVRARGERLLAGYEAWKGEHTGATKKFVEEGGLLPYVLFHSFSHMLVTAVSLECGYPASSIRERIYTIPDVGYGVLLFTGTSDAEGTLGGLIQVGRKIHEHIRSALEMGELCSNDPVCAQHQPANQHERRFLHGAACHGCLLISETSCEQHNEFLDRSLVVPTVDNLGIEFFKLARK
- the drmC gene encoding DISARM system phospholipase D-like protein DrmC, with protein sequence MTEDLVKLSDTDLRGLLSGLRSGRITAPYSEFQLSRVLSAATSKSVSRALALLSQRGMAADQISLAIELLLADRGRARAHRETIDLVTSGPEAPGINNRDTSVVVRELFTHAQDSVMVVGYAVYQGDKVFESLAKRMEDRPNLKVQFFLNIARPDGDKTKSEILVARFKNRFESTQWPAGCRLPEVYYDPRSVADDVPVRSSLHAKCVVIDDERVFVSSANFTDAGQHRNIEVGLNIRSRWLAERLTRHFFRLRDAELMRQMI